The proteins below come from a single Flavobacterium lindanitolerans genomic window:
- a CDS encoding LacI family DNA-binding transcriptional regulator: MRKKVTLKQIAKELDVSISTVSKSLRDSPEISEDTRQKVQAFAKLYNYKPNLIALSLKNKKTKTIGVIIPEIVHHFFATVISGIEHVANEHGYNVIVTLSDESFDKEVINMEMLANGSIDGFIMSLSKETQHKKDFHHITEVINQGMPVVMFDRVTNDILCDKVIIDDNLAAYEAVQDLIDKGFKKIALITTVDYVSVGKLRTDGYIKALKTNNIPVDPKLILKIEDIDICEHQIEELINNNEIDAVFAVNELFAVTAIKAAKKINLKVPEDISVIGFTDGIISKYSSPSITTVSQNGIKMGGKAAKMLIERLESEQEEDEHYRTEVIETHLVLRESTPSL; this comes from the coding sequence ATGCGAAAAAAAGTCACGCTAAAGCAAATTGCCAAAGAATTAGACGTATCGATTTCAACTGTTTCAAAATCGTTAAGAGACAGTCCTGAAATTAGTGAAGACACCCGTCAAAAAGTTCAGGCTTTTGCCAAATTATACAACTACAAACCCAACCTGATTGCCCTAAGTTTAAAAAATAAAAAAACCAAGACAATCGGCGTCATTATTCCTGAAATTGTACACCACTTTTTTGCCACCGTCATTAGCGGTATTGAACATGTGGCTAATGAACACGGCTATAATGTTATCGTAACGTTATCTGACGAATCTTTTGACAAGGAAGTAATCAACATGGAAATGCTTGCCAACGGAAGTATTGACGGTTTTATCATGTCGCTTTCCAAAGAAACCCAGCACAAAAAAGATTTCCACCATATTACCGAGGTTATCAATCAGGGAATGCCTGTGGTTATGTTTGACCGTGTGACAAACGATATTTTATGTGACAAGGTTATTATTGACGATAATCTGGCTGCCTATGAAGCGGTTCAGGATTTAATCGACAAAGGATTCAAAAAAATTGCACTCATTACTACCGTTGATTATGTAAGTGTTGGAAAGCTTCGTACAGACGGATACATCAAAGCACTTAAAACAAATAATATCCCTGTTGACCCAAAACTCATATTGAAAATAGAAGATATTGACATCTGCGAACATCAAATTGAAGAACTCATTAATAATAATGAAATCGATGCTGTTTTTGCCGTAAACGAATTATTTGCCGTAACGGCCATTAAAGCCGCAAAGAAAATAAACCTTAAAGTTCCGGAAGATATTTCGGTTATCGGATTCACAGATGGCATTATTTCCAAATATTCTTCACCAAGCATTACTACAGTAAGCCAGAATGGAATAAAAATGGGTGGCAAAGCGGCCAAGATGCTTATTGAAAGATTAGAATCAGAACAGGAAGAAGACGAACATTACAGAACGGAAGTTATAGAAACTCACCTCGTATTACGAGAATCTACGCCATCGTTGTAG